Proteins from one Mycteria americana isolate JAX WOST 10 ecotype Jacksonville Zoo and Gardens chromosome 1, USCA_MyAme_1.0, whole genome shotgun sequence genomic window:
- the TUBGCP5 gene encoding gamma-tubulin complex component 5 isoform X3 has protein sequence MEGEEIYFGPGIDTPDWSGESEEEEDTQPLSREDSGIQVDRTPLEDQDPNKKTVPNVSWKVGEPDARSWLEQHVVPQYWTGRAPRFSHSLHLHSNLAAVWDHHLYTNDPLYVPEERTLVTETQVIRETLWLLSGVKKLFIFQLNDGKVAVRNDIIVTHLTHNCLRSVLEQIAAYGQVVFRLQKFIDEVMGHSPESIMHGTVSTPKKTTEAPFRTYQAFMWALYKYFISFKEELTEIEKCIINKDKTVTLSIVIDKLSPRLAQLKVLHKVFSTGVAEVPPDTRNVVRASHLLNTLYKAILEYDSVGEASEQTVSLLFSLWVETVRPYLQTVDEWIVHGNLFDPAKEFIIQRNKNVPVNHRDFWYATYTLYSVSEKTENEEKMSDNASASSGSDQAPSSRQHTMVSFLKPVLKQIIMAGKSMQLLKNLQCKDGSPQQAASRDAERKSLYTLFLESVQSRLRHGEESVPDIITEQQATKQSLIKMQSIAERHLELDDVHDPLLAINFARLYLEQSDFHEKFTGGDVCVDRSSESVTCQTFELTLRSCLYPHIDKQYLECCGNLMQTLKKDYRLVEYLQAMRNFFLLEAGDTMYDFYTSIFDKIREKETWQNVAFLNVQLQEAVGQRYPEDSARLSISFESVDTAKKKLPVHTLDGLTLSYKVPWPVDIVISLECQKIYNQVFLLLLQIKWAKYSLDVLRFNELVCAAENPQVKEGTLLEQGTLPLFGPQTESIKQQIHRMFLLRVKLMHFVNSLHNYIMTRILHSTGLEFQHQVEEAKDLDQLIKIHYRYLSTIHDRCLLREKVSFVKEAIMKVLNLVLMFADRWQAGLGAWQMESIEKMESDFKNCHMFLVTVLNKAVCRGSFPHLESLALSLMAGMEQS, from the exons atggaaggagaagaaatttaCTTTGGCCCAGGCATAGATACACCA GATTGGTCTGGAGAaagtgaagaggaggaagataCTCAGCCTTTGAGCAGGGAGGACTCGGGTATTCAAGTAGACAGGACACCTTTAGAAGACCAAGATCCAAATAAGAAAACAGTACCTAATGTTTCCTGGAAAG TCGGTGAACCTGATGCCCGCAGCTGGCTGGAGCAGCATGTAGTTCCTCAGTACTGGACAGGAAGAGCTCCTCGCTTTTCACATAGTTTGCACTTGCATTCCAACCTAGCTGCAGTCTG gGACCACCACTTGTACACCAATGATCCTTTATATGTGCCAGAAGAGAGAACGCTAGTCACTGAAACTCAGGTTATACGGGAAACTCTTTG gCTACTTTCAGgagtgaaaaagctttttatatttcAGCTGAATGACGGAAAAGTGGCTGTGCGGAATGATATTATTGTAACTCATTTAACCCAT aattgCCTGAGATCTGTATTGGAGCAGATAGCGGCATATGGTCAAGTTGTGTTTAGACTACAGAAGTTTATTGATGAAGTGATGGGACACAGCCCGGAAAGCATAATGCATGGAACAGTTTCCACTCCAAAGAAAACTACTGAAGCCCCATTCAGAACCTACCAAGCTTTTATGTGGGCCTTGTATAAGTATTTCATTAGCTTTAAAGAAGAACTTACTGAAATTGAAAAATGCATAATCAACAAAG ataaaacagTCACACTGTCAATAGTAATAGATAAGTTGTCCCCCCGACTGGCACAGCTGAAGGTACTTCACAAAGTTTTCAGCACAGGAGTAGCGGAAGTGCCACCTGACACTAGAAATGTTGTACGAGCATCTCATCTGCTTAATACTCTCTACAAAGCTATTCTTGAATATGACAGTGTTGGAGAAGCATCTGAGCAAACG GTATCCCTTCTGTTCTCTCTCTGGGTTGAAACTGTGAGGCCATACTTACAGACAGTGGATGAGTGGATAGTCCATGGTAATTTGTTTGATCCTGCAAAGGAATTTATCATTCAGAG aaataaaaatgttccagttAATCACAGAGATTTTTGGTATGCTACCTACACATTATATAGTGTGTCAGAGAAGACAGAGAATGAAGAGAAGATGAGTGATAATGCCAGTGCCAGTTCTGGCAGTGATCAGGCCCCTTCAAGCAGGCAACACACTATGGTGTCTTTTCTGAAACCTGTGCTAAAGCAAATCATTATGGCTGGAAAATCCATGCAGCTGTTGAAGAATCTTCAATGCAAAGATGGCTCTCCGCAGCAGGCCGCGTCAAGAG ATGCTGAACGAAAGAGTTTGTATACACTGTTCTTGGAATCGGTGCAGTCTCGCCTGCGGCATGGGGAAGAATCTGTTCCAGATATTATTACAGAACAGCAGGCCACAAAGCAGAGCCTGATAAAGATGCAGTCTATAGCAGAAAGACACTTGGAACTGGATGATGTCCATGACCCACTGCTGGCTATTAATTTTGCCAG attaTATTTGGAACAGAGTGACTTTCACGAGAAGTTTACTGGTGGGGATGTTTGTGTGGATAGATCCTCAGAATCCGTGACCTGCCAGACTTTTGAACTGACATTGAGGTCTTGTCTTTATCCGCACATAGACAAGCAATACTTGGAATGCTGTGGTAATCTAATGCAAACTTTAAAGAAGGATTATAG GCTTGTAGAATATTTGCAGGCAATGCGAAACTTTTTCTTACTTGAAGCTGGAGATACCATGTATGACTTCTATACATCTATTTTTGACAAAATTAGAGAAAAGGAAACTTGGCAGAATGTTGCTTTCTTAAATGTTCAACTTCAAGAAGCAGTTGGGCAACGCTATCCAGAGGACAGTGCAAg GTTGTCTATATCATTTGAGAGTGTTGATACAGCAAAGAAGAAACTACCTGTCCACACCTTAGATGGTTTGACATTGAGTTACAAG GTTCCTTGGCCTGTGGATATAGTTATAAGCTTAGAGTGCCAAAAAATTTACAATCAAGTTTTTCTGCTCTTACTGCAAATAAAGTGGGCCAAGTATAGTCTAGATGTTTTACGATTTAATG aacTAGTCTGTGCTGCAGAAAACCCACAGGTTAAGGAAGGAACTTTATTAGAACAAGGAACGCTTCCTCTATTTGGACCGCAAACAGAAAGTATAAAACAACAAATACATCGCATGTTCCTCTTAAGAGTGAAACTTATGCATTTTGTTAACAGCCTGCACAACTACATCATGACTAGG ATTCTTCACAGTACAGGCTTGGAGTTTCAGCATCAGGTAGAAGAAGCCAAAGATTTGGATCAATTGATAAAGATTCATTACAGATATCTATCTACAATCCATGATCGCTGCCTACTGAGAGAAAAG GTGAGCTTTGTGAAAGAAGCTATAATGAAAGTGTTAAATTTAGTACTGATGTTCGCAGACCGTTGGCAGGCTGGTTTGGGGGCTTGGCA GATGGAATCCATAGAGAAGATggaatctgattttaaaaactgtcacATGTTTCTTGTAACTGTTCTCAACAAAGCTGTCTGTCGAGGCTCTTTTCCTCACT TGGAATCTTTAGCATTGTCACTGATGGCTGGCATGGAACAAAGTTAA